A stretch of Cytophagales bacterium DNA encodes these proteins:
- a CDS encoding DUF6261 family protein — MLEKLRTSLLLPAELADTTTRYKQTLIDQGILPGETEPPATIEPFIERIFTLLDEDLTQMSTVLTAVRQNQLVTELAKADAIRDDLFIGFRDLVDASKRRQQTEIQESWQLVWPVIKSAGTRLYTLGYAAQSGRLEALFEKLDQADYQTAMTTLNATTIYAELKQAQSDFITIHDQRLAEDLTKQYPTLRDAKAQMVKHLNGLLEAVDILGETETENYTAVIDKMNVITNSIMSTARARRTRNTESSEEFSSTNTPEETVLAAS, encoded by the coding sequence ATGTTAGAAAAACTGAGGACCAGTCTGCTTTTACCTGCGGAGCTAGCAGACACAACAACCAGATACAAACAAACACTCATCGATCAGGGCATCCTACCTGGCGAGACTGAACCTCCCGCAACCATAGAACCCTTTATTGAACGAATATTCACCTTACTGGATGAAGACCTGACACAAATGTCAACCGTACTCACTGCCGTGAGACAGAACCAATTGGTCACAGAACTAGCTAAAGCCGATGCGATCAGAGACGACTTGTTCATTGGATTCAGAGACCTGGTGGATGCCAGTAAGCGACGGCAACAGACAGAGATACAAGAGTCCTGGCAATTGGTATGGCCAGTAATCAAAAGTGCAGGAACTCGTCTATACACCTTGGGGTATGCAGCACAATCGGGTAGATTGGAAGCATTATTTGAGAAACTGGACCAGGCTGACTACCAAACAGCTATGACCACCCTCAATGCGACTACAATCTACGCTGAATTGAAGCAAGCGCAATCAGACTTCATCACCATCCACGATCAACGACTTGCCGAGGATCTTACCAAACAATATCCGACGCTAAGAGATGCGAAAGCACAAATGGTGAAGCACTTGAATGGCCTGCTGGAAGCCGTCGATATTCTGGGAGAAACGGAGACTGAAAACTATACGGCTGTAATCGATAAAATGAATGTGATTACCAATAGCATCATGTCGACAGCAAGGGCCCGGAGAACTCGAAACACGGAAAGTAGCGAAGAGTTCTCTTCTACGAATACACCTGAAGAAACGGTATTAGCAGCATCTTAA
- a CDS encoding histidine kinase — MKPLVFVQNQLTEKPFQWLISIGVVGLVAGAMLFVLQPLTFELKRQEPVSRYKTVRYCDLNFDGAYERICMSINEPVDHLNIIHDDRVNGQANVKGKWFRFSRPYFGDYNNNGRKEVYGASIKEDSIYVTAFEYDNYQAPLFEKFVINTETTWDDLYFDENTVWLHDINGDEYKELIFFLGAGHGIDPRIVGIYDIHRDSLWHSPTDWGAWFKPWYVGDINADGETELILGSYAPGNIKTNDYRFGDQDATLLITDPYFNLLTDPLTAAGESSGAFAFTMNDEIIGVLQSGIDPVRIYHFEGAQWREVNLPSDYEQATRILAQEAIKWRDKTIVGLSDIDQKVQYSFLNENLKKEPLPVILKSPPKVFDIDQDGQEDIIVLQDQEIAIYTGDNWWKSAVPEPMVGWLDFGVRFGQTELLFESHDLHKYYDLRKNPWFRWIWPISITAGILTFIIFGFVSNYRKYRQEAFNQRFYSLQLKALKNHVDPHFTFNILNSIRMLIIKQDSLNAEKYFDEFIKLMRHNLVNADTLKSTIAEEFGLAKSYLSLESYRLKSKFLFEVTFEEGLGEESIPKMLVQTHLENAVKHGVFHLQDRKGQIIVHAKRKAGEIIIVISDNGIGREKAREIGSESTGKGIGITEEIIKIYNALERANIHQQILDLDQGTSVEISM; from the coding sequence TTGAAGCCTCTAGTCTTTGTCCAAAATCAATTGACCGAAAAACCTTTCCAGTGGCTAATATCCATAGGTGTGGTCGGTTTGGTTGCTGGCGCAATGTTATTTGTTCTTCAGCCGTTGACTTTTGAATTGAAAAGGCAGGAGCCTGTTTCCAGGTACAAGACCGTTCGCTACTGCGATTTAAATTTTGATGGGGCTTATGAAAGGATTTGCATGTCCATCAATGAACCAGTGGATCATTTAAATATCATTCATGATGATCGCGTAAATGGTCAGGCCAATGTGAAAGGCAAATGGTTCAGGTTTAGTAGGCCTTATTTTGGAGATTACAATAATAACGGACGAAAAGAGGTTTATGGGGCTTCCATCAAAGAAGATTCCATATATGTTACTGCCTTCGAATACGATAATTATCAGGCGCCTCTTTTTGAAAAGTTTGTTATTAACACAGAAACAACCTGGGATGACCTGTACTTCGATGAGAACACTGTCTGGCTGCACGACATCAATGGTGATGAGTACAAAGAGTTGATCTTTTTCCTGGGGGCCGGGCATGGAATCGACCCCAGGATTGTAGGGATATATGATATTCATCGTGATTCCTTGTGGCATAGCCCCACCGATTGGGGTGCCTGGTTCAAACCCTGGTATGTCGGTGATATTAATGCAGATGGCGAGACGGAATTGATCCTTGGTAGTTACGCCCCGGGAAACATTAAGACCAATGATTATCGTTTTGGTGACCAGGATGCCACACTATTAATTACTGATCCTTATTTTAATCTGTTAACGGATCCACTAACAGCGGCGGGTGAATCGAGTGGAGCCTTTGCTTTTACTATGAACGATGAGATCATTGGTGTGCTACAAAGTGGAATAGATCCTGTTCGGATTTACCATTTTGAAGGGGCTCAATGGCGGGAAGTAAATCTACCTTCAGATTATGAACAGGCGACCAGGATTCTCGCACAAGAAGCCATCAAATGGAGGGACAAGACCATAGTGGGTTTGTCTGATATCGATCAAAAAGTCCAATATAGTTTCCTGAATGAAAACCTAAAAAAAGAGCCGCTACCGGTGATTTTAAAGTCCCCACCGAAAGTTTTTGATATAGATCAGGATGGTCAAGAGGATATTATTGTGCTTCAAGATCAGGAGATTGCCATCTATACGGGCGATAATTGGTGGAAGTCGGCCGTTCCCGAACCTATGGTAGGGTGGCTTGATTTTGGGGTGAGATTCGGGCAAACAGAATTACTTTTCGAAAGCCATGACCTTCATAAGTATTATGACCTTCGTAAGAATCCCTGGTTTCGATGGATATGGCCCATATCGATCACCGCGGGTATCCTGACATTTATTATCTTCGGATTTGTCTCGAATTATCGAAAATATCGCCAGGAAGCGTTTAATCAACGTTTCTATTCGCTGCAATTGAAGGCCCTGAAAAATCATGTGGATCCTCACTTCACTTTTAATATTCTCAATTCAATCCGGATGCTGATCATCAAGCAAGACAGTCTAAATGCAGAGAAGTACTTTGATGAGTTCATCAAACTTATGCGTCATAATCTGGTGAATGCTGATACTTTGAAAAGTACGATAGCCGAAGAGTTCGGTCTGGCAAAGAGCTACCTGTCTTTGGAATCCTATCGATTGAAGTCGAAGTTTTTATTCGAGGTGACTTTTGAAGAAGGATTGGGAGAAGAAAGCATTCCGAAAATGTTGGTCCAGACGCACCTGGAAAATGCGGTCAAACATGGTGTTTTTCATTTGCAGGATCGTAAAGGACAGATCATTGTACATGCCAAAAGAAAGGCCGGCGAGATCATCATAGTCATCAGTGATAATGGCATAGGTCGAGAAAAGGCACGTGAGATTGGTTCAGAAAGTACCGGAAAAGGGATAGGGATCACTGAAGAGATCATCAAGATTTATAACGCTCTTGAAAGAGCCAACATTCACCAACAAATATTGGATTTAGATCAGGGAACGTCGGTTGAGATTTCCATGTAA
- a CDS encoding response regulator transcription factor, whose amino-acid sequence MIKAVIIDDDQDSIDYLKYLASHRNDLLIAGEAINATMGISEVRRHNPEVLFLDIDMPLRNGLDLLDELDREAFSFSTIFTTGYRQFAIDAIKKGAYDYLLKPIDKEEFNQTIDRLIGQQYLLLKNGKRIRMEDIIFIQSEGNDLIFNMNSEEDAPRIRQTFKELLPQLSDAFVHLHRSYVVNRNHINVINNHSVMMSNSKLINVSPKLSHNLFHHGI is encoded by the coding sequence ATGATTAAAGCTGTGATCATTGATGACGATCAGGATTCTATTGATTACCTGAAATATCTGGCAAGCCACCGGAATGACCTGTTAATTGCCGGTGAGGCGATCAATGCTACCATGGGAATTAGCGAAGTGAGAAGACACAATCCTGAAGTGTTGTTTCTTGATATAGACATGCCACTAAGAAATGGGTTGGATTTATTAGATGAATTGGATCGAGAAGCATTCAGTTTCAGCACCATCTTCACAACAGGGTATAGGCAGTTCGCCATAGACGCCATAAAGAAAGGTGCCTATGATTACCTGCTTAAACCCATTGATAAAGAGGAGTTTAACCAAACCATTGATCGCTTGATCGGGCAGCAATACCTGTTATTGAAAAATGGGAAACGGATCAGAATGGAAGACATTATTTTTATCCAGTCGGAAGGGAATGATCTGATTTTTAATATGAATTCAGAGGAGGATGCTCCACGAATTCGACAGACTTTCAAAGAATTACTCCCACAACTTTCAGATGCTTTTGTTCACTTGCATCGTTCTTATGTAGTTAATCGGAATCACATCAATGTGATCAACAACCATTCCGTAATGATGAGCAATAGTAAACTCATTAATGTCTCTCCAAAACTGAGCCATAATTTGTTTCATCACGGAATTTGA
- a CDS encoding T9SS type A sorting domain-containing protein, producing MNFKGYLPLTVLLLASLITYAQVPINLASKSPKLQSYPFYRMVETFEDAIYVGGNVAFHNGRAVSPIIKMSATGELDESFNPKIPYTNDFFNDLAGGHAFWNDSIYYLQNGNLLKVSGDSGIEGVELTSDFGYILDIAVHQDSLLVITSPGTLTLVGQDGGTRVIEEELTRSYASVIPIDETSFMILWENDEESIHELMRYKNGERDLQFTTIMVDGNFPPPHVETLASGELLIVSDNIQIEGLTTNGIFIYDDSGFLTDNSFHDADLSFMERIDFATPDGAGGYFLLGQDGNFENVLTKVNAAGVRDDLFESRNYEDYGFLAIRPRLLKLSANRWLLVAEHAEYDGNIANGLTVIDRDGNQAEDFAILHGYAAPSNFQPLSGGQFTIEGRNILNSAAGASGFLTWSLEDGPQAPEFGFELTPENGVGSSLLLSTGEFLISYDDTEDFNQFEVYTGGERLDIPLFLRSNTSSGAGAITNMHETSDGGILLTGDFSYQVDNAFVRTGALKLTSDYEVDASFSFPDVKIYQSTLVDQDRLIVMQREDDNTVKITRLLSDGSEDTSFGSITLDTSFGMSSYFYVNESVLLVWESDSNNPQDVRTYDQDGNLLNSALFSINADKAILDVEQISDTTILIAGNFDQINSIERKALALVNFESGLVYDDLNLKFEGVINQMEVENDTLILLGAASMGGVNTGGFNTIKISGPEAAAITTITNDEAGNIHLDWESDLQARSFQVIRSDADETVTLATLDRGTSTYVDESAAPNVPYSYTVVSANVFGERASAAVDYQLIVPVAPSDLTAERTDTEETVALSWSDNSDNEVGFEIFRSQDAGEALSLAVVDADQTTYTDSDVVTASAYGYTVRALSENFVSESSNEAVVDIILNLATSRDISIYPNPTAGQLHIVMDVPIEGIQVVDFSGKVMLERMGDQKTLDLSDLTSGLYLLRISQRDQVSTYRVLLED from the coding sequence ATGAATTTTAAAGGCTATCTACCCCTCACAGTATTACTGTTGGCTTCCTTGATCACTTACGCGCAAGTGCCGATTAACCTTGCTTCAAAAAGTCCTAAGCTCCAGAGCTACCCGTTTTACCGAATGGTAGAAACATTCGAGGATGCCATCTACGTGGGCGGCAACGTCGCATTTCATAATGGTCGTGCAGTCAGCCCGATCATCAAAATGTCGGCAACAGGCGAACTGGATGAGTCTTTTAATCCCAAGATTCCTTACACTAATGATTTTTTTAATGACCTGGCTGGCGGTCATGCTTTTTGGAACGATTCTATCTACTACCTGCAAAATGGAAATTTGCTCAAAGTATCGGGTGACAGTGGCATAGAAGGTGTTGAATTGACCAGTGATTTTGGTTATATACTGGATATTGCGGTTCATCAGGATTCACTTTTAGTGATTACCTCACCGGGCACACTCACCCTGGTAGGTCAGGATGGGGGCACGCGTGTAATTGAAGAAGAGCTTACCAGATCCTATGCCAGCGTCATTCCTATTGACGAAACTTCATTTATGATCCTTTGGGAGAATGATGAAGAATCCATTCATGAATTGATGCGCTATAAGAATGGCGAGCGGGATTTGCAATTTACAACGATCATGGTCGATGGTAACTTCCCGCCGCCCCATGTGGAAACTTTGGCCAGTGGAGAACTACTTATCGTTAGTGATAACATTCAGATTGAGGGCTTAACGACCAATGGTATTTTCATTTACGATGATTCCGGGTTTTTAACAGACAATTCCTTCCATGATGCGGACTTATCGTTCATGGAGCGCATTGATTTTGCCACACCCGATGGGGCGGGAGGTTATTTTCTACTTGGCCAAGATGGCAACTTCGAGAATGTACTCACCAAGGTGAATGCAGCAGGAGTTCGGGATGACCTTTTTGAATCGCGTAATTATGAAGATTATGGCTTTTTAGCCATCCGGCCCAGGCTGCTTAAGCTAAGTGCGAACAGATGGCTGCTGGTGGCTGAACACGCCGAATATGATGGAAACATAGCCAATGGTTTGACTGTGATTGATCGGGATGGAAATCAGGCGGAAGATTTCGCTATTCTCCATGGCTATGCAGCTCCCTCCAATTTTCAGCCACTGTCGGGAGGTCAATTCACCATCGAAGGGCGCAACATCCTCAACTCAGCCGCAGGAGCTTCAGGGTTTCTTACCTGGTCTTTGGAAGATGGGCCTCAGGCTCCCGAGTTTGGTTTCGAACTAACTCCCGAAAATGGCGTAGGCAGTAGCTTGCTGTTGTCCACCGGCGAATTCCTGATATCCTATGATGACACAGAAGATTTCAATCAGTTTGAAGTCTACACGGGCGGGGAGCGGTTGGATATTCCGCTTTTCCTCAGGTCCAATACGAGTAGCGGAGCCGGTGCGATTACCAATATGCACGAGACTTCCGACGGGGGCATTTTATTGACCGGTGATTTCTCTTATCAGGTGGATAACGCTTTCGTCCGAACCGGAGCCCTAAAATTGACGAGTGATTATGAGGTCGACGCATCCTTTTCTTTTCCGGATGTGAAAATTTATCAATCTACGCTTGTGGATCAAGATAGACTCATCGTAATGCAGCGGGAAGACGATAACACGGTGAAAATAACGCGTTTACTTTCGGATGGATCAGAAGATACTTCATTTGGGAGCATTACGTTAGATACCTCTTTTGGGATGAGCTCATATTTTTATGTCAATGAGTCCGTCCTGCTGGTGTGGGAGAGCGATTCCAACAATCCTCAAGATGTCCGGACTTATGACCAGGATGGAAATCTGCTCAATTCCGCTTTGTTTAGCATAAATGCTGACAAAGCCATTTTAGATGTCGAACAGATCAGTGATACCACGATACTCATCGCTGGAAATTTCGATCAGATCAACTCCATCGAAAGAAAGGCCTTGGCATTAGTCAATTTCGAAAGTGGACTAGTCTACGATGACCTGAACTTAAAGTTTGAAGGAGTGATCAACCAAATGGAGGTAGAAAATGATACCTTAATCCTGCTTGGGGCAGCTTCGATGGGCGGTGTGAATACTGGTGGATTCAATACCATTAAGATTTCAGGACCGGAGGCAGCAGCCATTACGACTATAACCAACGACGAGGCTGGTAACATCCACCTTGATTGGGAATCAGATTTGCAGGCCAGAAGCTTTCAGGTGATTCGATCTGATGCGGACGAAACCGTGACGCTCGCAACGCTGGATCGGGGTACTTCAACCTATGTCGATGAATCAGCGGCTCCCAATGTGCCCTACAGCTATACGGTTGTGTCTGCGAACGTCTTTGGAGAAAGAGCTTCAGCAGCGGTGGATTATCAGCTAATTGTTCCGGTAGCCCCTTCGGATTTAACTGCGGAGCGCACGGACACGGAAGAGACCGTCGCTTTGAGTTGGAGTGATAATTCTGACAATGAAGTAGGCTTTGAAATCTTCAGGTCACAGGATGCCGGTGAGGCATTGTCGCTTGCGGTGGTGGATGCTGATCAGACGACCTATACGGATAGCGATGTAGTGACCGCAAGCGCGTACGGCTATACGGTCAGAGCACTCAGTGAGAACTTCGTTTCCGAATCATCCAATGAAGCGGTGGTGGACATTATTTTGAACCTGGCCACATCAAGAGATATTTCTATATACCCAAATCCTACAGCAGGACAGCTCCACATTGTGATGGATGTACCCATCGAGGGCATTCAAGTCGTTGACTTCTCAGGGAAGGTCATGTTGGAGCGCATGGGCGACCAGAAGACGTTGGACCTGTCGGACTTAACTTCAGGACTTTATTTATTGCGTATCTCTCAACGCGATCAGGTTTCCACCTATCGGGTGCTGTTGGAAGATTAG
- a CDS encoding Ig-like domain-containing protein has protein sequence MFKRISVILLFSYSIIIPVSEVVAQGSSESLTPTIISTRPNELTFVSLQEDGFHFSFDVPVSSLSGEARLVKTSTGEIVRTSTIGDNWLDDSIRKIRHLDFGADLLEASTVYHIEIDSNAYQDESGNLFGGLYNSVTWSFKTEDAKTDSPKIIAFFPQNGASGIQITKRNFEFHLSRAVSAVAGQARLVKTATNEVLMTTDLLFNGRLFGHDPRQGFNFDSDGTLEYSTKYHIEIDSASYRDIYGNLVEAILDSTIWSFTTILEDTIPPKFTRLIPPNASENIGITQNKFRMFFDKPVSIIEGEASLIKTATSEAVATVDVTDFSFPSSRIYQDLEFGDEIKLEALTDYHIEIDSGSYRDVFGNIFEGVHDSLTWTFTTEKADNAPPIIKSQTPGNGEVGVDVSINTFGLVFDEVVESHSGEARMIKTSTGEIIKTTTEFWDANGYDGLSVDKYFFFDQEFLEPSTKYHIEIDEKVFRNSSDIFLEGISDSTIWSFTTAPLDTLPPVATNSFPINGATGVSITQTLFSIYFDEPVIGIGGEARIIKTATGEVVKTKELDVFTSPKTSINLNFNSDLFEPSTEYYLEIDAGSYQDSSGNEFEGIADSNFWAFTTSPKKTEHPPIVEMSPLSGASDVKVDLRSVTLNFEERTNPAYGEVRLIKTKSNKIIKFWNPITNNGLSYSVHPTTLEPSTTYHIEIDSGSFVDYFGNEFEGINDTTLSFTTESGSSDLPRYYQFLPESRKTNVSVAMDEFQIRFGSPVNSLEGEVMLIESSTGEVVKIANIRDFPEKNSRFHRVIFQPGFLKPETRYHLEVDDAIVESIYGVPSKGFKSPILWNFITQSVDEQPPVARRFSPWNLADDVGVGTTDFVIYFNEKVIAREGSAYLFNADSDELVGTLKTQASEKISESHTLQYAGDLLLPEQSYYIQIDSNVFFDGFENTFRGIYSPDKWVFKTQAPETQMPEITELSPGNGSIRVDLSTNYFMLVFDEHVKPVDGTASIVETATGQIHETIPINQSAHSNTQILQFEERLLKPRTKYRILIDPGAYEDLFGNPFAGFEDDDWTFVTGVDETAPFISSTVPSNRAEALPNNFANFSITFNEEVQAVNGLIHLFDGDSGDPVSSTTVEGTEKTFFFSFDTTFTYDTPYYIEIDEYAFENANGIRSEPYLGSEFWSFTIGSEKVLGFANEPSVQLFPNPAQNFVNLSVKQQDVSVAIFTLVGTKVIELNVTNRREQIDVSALRNGVYTIQIRDHGKLIYESRMLKKN, from the coding sequence ATGTTTAAGCGCATAAGTGTAATATTACTTTTTTCTTATTCCATTATTATCCCTGTATCAGAGGTCGTTGCTCAAGGTTCCTCTGAATCGCTTACCCCTACAATTATTAGTACTCGACCTAATGAGTTAACCTTTGTTTCACTCCAGGAAGATGGCTTCCATTTTAGTTTTGATGTGCCTGTAAGCTCCCTTTCCGGTGAGGCTCGACTAGTTAAAACTTCTACGGGTGAAATAGTCAGAACTTCAACGATAGGTGATAATTGGTTGGATGACAGCATAAGAAAGATCCGCCATTTGGATTTTGGTGCAGACCTTTTAGAAGCGAGTACTGTTTATCACATTGAGATTGATAGTAATGCTTATCAGGATGAAAGTGGCAACTTATTCGGTGGTTTATACAATAGCGTCACCTGGTCTTTTAAGACTGAGGATGCCAAAACGGATTCACCGAAAATTATAGCATTCTTTCCTCAAAACGGAGCATCAGGTATACAAATAACCAAACGAAACTTCGAATTTCACTTGAGCAGAGCGGTATCTGCAGTAGCAGGGCAAGCAAGGCTTGTCAAAACCGCTACGAATGAAGTGCTGATGACAACAGATCTTCTCTTCAATGGACGCTTATTTGGTCACGACCCTCGACAAGGCTTTAATTTCGATTCTGATGGTACGCTGGAATATTCCACTAAATATCATATTGAAATAGATAGTGCAAGTTACAGAGACATCTATGGAAATCTGGTCGAAGCAATTCTTGACAGCACCATTTGGTCATTCACTACAATATTAGAAGATACCATACCCCCTAAGTTCACAAGACTAATTCCACCGAATGCTTCGGAAAACATAGGCATAACTCAAAATAAGTTTCGAATGTTTTTCGATAAACCTGTCAGCATAATTGAAGGCGAAGCGAGTCTCATCAAAACGGCTACCAGCGAAGCAGTAGCAACTGTAGATGTGACTGATTTTAGTTTTCCGTCTAGCAGGATTTATCAGGATTTAGAATTTGGAGATGAAATAAAACTGGAAGCATTAACGGACTATCATATTGAAATTGATTCCGGAAGCTATCGGGACGTATTCGGGAATATTTTTGAAGGCGTCCATGACAGCCTGACCTGGACTTTCACAACGGAAAAAGCTGATAACGCCCCCCCGATCATCAAAAGTCAAACGCCAGGTAACGGAGAAGTAGGGGTAGATGTAAGCATCAATACTTTCGGATTAGTGTTCGATGAGGTAGTGGAAAGTCATTCCGGTGAAGCAAGAATGATCAAAACCTCCACGGGTGAAATCATTAAAACTACAACAGAGTTTTGGGACGCGAATGGCTATGATGGCCTATCTGTTGATAAATATTTCTTCTTCGACCAAGAATTTCTTGAACCGTCAACTAAATATCACATTGAAATAGATGAAAAAGTCTTCAGAAATTCCAGTGATATTTTCTTGGAAGGAATTTCAGATAGTACAATTTGGTCTTTCACTACGGCTCCACTAGATACCCTTCCTCCGGTTGCTACAAACTCATTCCCTATAAATGGAGCCACGGGCGTAAGCATTACTCAGACATTATTCAGTATTTACTTCGACGAACCGGTTATAGGGATTGGAGGTGAGGCCAGAATTATTAAAACAGCAACTGGTGAGGTTGTGAAAACAAAAGAATTGGACGTTTTTACCTCTCCTAAAACTAGCATAAACTTAAATTTCAATTCCGATCTTTTCGAACCTTCTACTGAATACTATTTGGAAATAGATGCGGGTAGCTACCAGGACAGCTCTGGAAATGAGTTCGAAGGTATTGCGGATAGTAATTTCTGGGCATTTACTACATCCCCGAAGAAAACAGAACACCCGCCAATAGTGGAAATGTCACCTTTATCGGGAGCATCAGATGTAAAGGTGGATTTAAGATCAGTCACTCTTAATTTTGAAGAACGTACAAATCCTGCATACGGAGAAGTTCGACTCATCAAAACGAAATCAAATAAGATTATCAAATTTTGGAATCCAATAACAAATAATGGACTTTCTTATTCGGTTCATCCCACAACATTAGAACCATCTACAACCTATCATATCGAAATTGATTCCGGATCATTCGTTGACTACTTTGGCAATGAATTTGAAGGAATCAACGATACAACCCTTTCATTTACAACAGAATCAGGTTCTTCGGACCTTCCTCGATATTATCAATTTCTTCCTGAATCCAGGAAAACGAATGTTTCAGTTGCTATGGATGAATTCCAGATAAGATTTGGCTCTCCTGTCAACTCTCTGGAAGGTGAAGTAATGCTGATTGAAAGTAGTACCGGAGAAGTTGTGAAAATTGCAAACATTAGGGACTTTCCTGAAAAGAATAGTCGATTTCACCGTGTTATTTTCCAGCCAGGATTTTTGAAACCTGAAACAAGGTACCACCTGGAAGTGGATGATGCGATCGTGGAAAGTATTTATGGTGTTCCGTCCAAAGGTTTCAAGTCCCCGATCTTGTGGAATTTTATAACACAAAGTGTCGATGAACAACCCCCGGTAGCGCGCAGATTTTCCCCCTGGAACCTGGCTGATGATGTGGGGGTAGGGACCACAGATTTTGTCATTTATTTCAATGAGAAGGTAATTGCCAGGGAAGGTTCGGCCTATCTCTTTAATGCTGATTCTGATGAATTAGTCGGAACTTTGAAAACCCAGGCATCGGAAAAAATTTCAGAAAGCCATACTTTACAATACGCAGGAGATTTGCTGCTTCCAGAACAGTCTTATTACATTCAGATTGACTCTAATGTCTTCTTTGATGGCTTTGAAAATACTTTTAGAGGTATATATAGTCCGGATAAATGGGTGTTTAAAACACAGGCGCCTGAAACGCAAATGCCGGAAATTACTGAGCTATCACCGGGGAACGGATCCATTAGGGTTGACTTGAGCACAAATTATTTTATGCTAGTGTTCGATGAACATGTCAAACCTGTTGACGGAACGGCCTCAATTGTAGAGACGGCCACTGGTCAGATCCATGAAACAATTCCCATCAATCAATCCGCTCATTCTAATACGCAAATCCTTCAATTTGAAGAAAGGTTATTGAAACCCAGAACTAAATACCGCATATTGATTGACCCAGGAGCATATGAGGATCTATTTGGAAACCCATTTGCCGGTTTTGAGGATGATGATTGGACTTTTGTCACCGGAGTGGATGAAACCGCACCATTTATCAGCTCAACTGTACCCTCAAACAGAGCGGAAGCATTACCCAATAATTTTGCCAATTTCTCAATAACTTTCAATGAAGAAGTGCAGGCAGTGAATGGGCTGATCCACTTGTTTGATGGCGATTCCGGCGATCCGGTTTCAAGTACTACGGTTGAAGGGACAGAAAAGACATTTTTCTTTAGTTTCGATACGACCTTCACTTATGATACCCCTTATTATATTGAAATAGACGAATATGCCTTTGAAAATGCTAACGGAATCCGAAGTGAGCCTTATCTAGGGTCCGAGTTTTGGTCTTTTACGATTGGAAGCGAAAAAGTATTAGGCTTCGCCAATGAACCCTCAGTTCAACTATTCCCGAACCCGGCTCAGAACTTTGTGAATTTGTCCGTTAAACAACAGGACGTTTCGGTGGCCATATTCACATTAGTTGGTACGAAAGTTATCGAATTGAATGTAACCAACCGCCGAGAACAAATTGATGTTTCCGCTTTGAGGAATGGTGTTTACACCATACAAATCAGAGATCACGGAAAATTAATTTATGAATCTCGCATGCTAAAGAAAAACTAA